A stretch of DNA from Acomys russatus chromosome 4, mAcoRus1.1, whole genome shotgun sequence:
tatatatatatatatatatatatatatatatatatacacacatatatatatatatatatatatatatatatatatcctgggGCAGGCCAATGCTGGCTCCATGCTTGTatctttagtctctgtgagttcatgttgACTCAGTGGACCATGCTGTCTACCCCCTCTGATGCCAATATGCTTTCCACTCCGTATTCCTCAGCATTCCCCTAGCTCTAAGGGGAAAGACCTTATGGAGACCTCccatttagattatttttctGCTATGGGTCTCCGGAAGCCTCTTTAATGATGACTGGGCAAGGCACTGGTCATGAGCATAGTAGAATATCACTAGTGATCATTTCATTGACTTCATTGACTCTCCTGGGGAAGAGGGTGACTGAATAGCCCTGAGAATTTCTAGCATAGAATTTCTTAAAAGCCTGCTAAGAGGTGGGGGaagtaaaagaaagcaaaacaggcaCCCTAATCCCCAAGAAaaggttctttccttcctttctccccgaCAGATATTGCCCTTGAACTCTCAGAACCTCACGTATGACCTTGTGGTTTTAATTCTACCTCAGTTCCAAGGTATTGTGCCAACTAGCATCATAAGGGAGGACTtgggactttttcttttatttttaacaattcagAATGAGGAATCTTGTACAACAGGACTTTTTAATGGCTCTTATGGATCCCATGGTCCCTTTACGAGTGCTTATAAAATATTGTCTTTCCATCTtccaagaaaagggaaaaacaggAAAAGTCCTCTGGCTAGAGACCAGCCCAGGCTgggggttgagggagggagggagcctgcAGCCTCAGGAAGCCTTAGCTCAAAACTGGCTCCAAGGCCAGGAAAAGCAAAATGTGGCTTCCTGGGGAGCTCTGAAAAGGCTCCCTTGAATTACTAAAATGTGGGGTGAATCCTCTCCCTGGAGGGACTCTCAGCAGCTTTGTTCCTTCCAATCAGTGCACCCCAAGAACAGGATGGTAGATATGACGCTCCTTCTGATGCCGCCTTGCCTCAGAAGTGGGCCCCTTTAATGACCAGGAGCTGAGCCCTCGCTGGTTCTCACTTGGATTATTCTTCCATCTTCAGAGAACTGACCTCActtctcagggggaaaaaagagtgaaaaaaaaataacacagaatcCCAAGAGTGCGGGCCCTTGGCTTTCAAATCATATGACAACAATGTACTGACATCAAAATATTAGTCTCATGCTTTCCCACTGAAGTGCAAAGTTGGATACTAGGGAAGATTTAATGGTTATTGTtttctgcatatatatgtttTGCTGGATTAAATTTTCTCTCTGAATGCTGCTATTTTTGATCAAATGCTTTTCCTTTGTTAGCATTTCCTccatttgtggggtttttgttttgttctattggtttgttgttgttgttgttgttgttattgttggcaTTGGGGTAAAATCATGACAGTGTTTGGCTGTGGTGTTAAAAATGCTAACAGTAAAatctaagatattttaaaagaaatatgtgtggctgtttatgcatttttaaagagcaaaggaaaaggaCCTTAGAAGAAAATAGTCTCCCACCCCTTATAGACAGAAGAACACAGAAAATCAGTCCCCAGCTCTACCCCATGAGATTCCTCTCTCAGGCTGAGCACCAAGGTGGTGAACTAGGGCCATGGTCCATGAGATGGGGGCTGCAGAGCGCGGAAAACAAAGGATGCAGCCAGCCCAGTCATCTAAGCACTTAGCTTGCCATGAAACTATGAGGAACTGATCACCAAGACCCATATGTAAAGGCTGGGGATGGTAGCCTGCACTTCTAACAGCCGTGCCCAGATAGAAACTGtatccctgaagctcactgaccagccagcctatcTGACCGGCTGACCCTAGATCGattgagagattctgtctcaaaaacaaaccagctGGTTGTCGTGACATATGGCCACAGAGTTTGCTGAAGCAAGCAGAAGCAGGACAGTCACAAggttgaggttagcctgggctacatattttGACGGGCATGGTGCATACCCCTTTAAATACCAatactcaggatgcagaggcagttgaatctctgtgagtttgagccatgCCTGGTCTACgcagacagttccaggacagacagggccatgtaaagagaccctgtctcaaataacaaaatggacagctcctgaggaaatTCACCTCCATGtacaaatgcatatacacacatgtgcaccctccACATACTATCATATATATGATTACCAGATATCCcctcacagatacacatgcatccacacacatccaCCACATGTACActtccaccacacacacacacacagagagagagagagagagagagagagagagagagagagagagagagagagagggtttttttgtgtCATTTGAAGCCGGGAGATTATTTTCTGATCTGCAAGCCCATTGCAATGTCAATCCTTCAACTGTTTAGCTAGTGGCAACAGCCCTCCTGGCCCATATAGTGACACAATAATGCCAGATGCTGTCTCATGACTGGGCACTAATTCCCACATACAGCATGCCTTGTTTGTTATCTGCTGGTTAACGGCTCTGCCACCTCAAGGcagtccctgctgctgctgcttcttggaTTTCACTCTccttttcactaaaaaaaaaaaaaaatgaaagaaaaccatgaAAGGACTTCCTGGGTTGGCAGGTCAGTCaagccatttatttttaatacttgtcatgaagataagaaaaaaaaaaagggaacacaGAAATAGTTGCCCACTCCATACTAATTTTCTGCCTGTTATTGATTATGCTTTGACAGAAAAGcttaaacacaaaagcaaaaccagagaaacagtagagacaggaaggagaaaaatagcTGTCcttatacagagagacactgccACCCCCAGAAAGGAACCTTTTGTTTACAGAGAAGAGGGAGCTGTAATTCCCTCTGTGCTTCAGAAGAAAGGCTGGTGCAGTGGAAgtctcctcctccagccttcatCCCAAGAagcccctgtgctgtgggtggcTTGCACACCTGTGTCTTCAGGCAAGTGATCCATCATCTTTCCTGTATGCAGAGCCACCCAGCAACCCTAGCTTGGTGTGTTCCAGATGGTCTcctggctctctctgcctcccagaacgAGGTGCCAGACTGATCCTCTTCAAAGCCTAGGCCTGGGCGAGCACCACTGCTAGCAAAGGTTGAAGCACCCAGAGTGCGCTTAGTCAGATGTAGACTCCCATGCCTGTACATGGACTCGCTGTAGACTTGGTTGGAATAAGGTGGCCTGATGTCCCATGTGGTGCCAAGGCAAGCAGTCTCCCTTAAAGACAGAGCTTCTAGAGCTCAGTGGTGCTTAAGACTCCTCACATGGGCCTGAAGAGATAGAGCAGccattaggagcactggctgctcttctagaggatccaggttttGTTCGAAGTACCAACTGTCCGTAACTACAATTCCAGGTATTTtatatcctcttctgacctccaagtgcactgcatgcatgtggtgcacagatatacatgcaaatacccgtgcacataaaataaaataaatcttcaaaaaaaaaccttactaaAATGCATATTGGAACTGGATAGGTCTCAGGTGAGTCTGGACCCCACCAGGGTTTCTAACAAGCCCTGGGCCCTGTAAGTGCTATAGTGGGAAGCATGTACTATTGAGTTAACGAGGCTGTAGACATGACAATGGAAGTCTATGCTTCTGTAACGTCCAAGTAAGCAGCAGCAAGTGAGGATACAGGGGGCAGCTGTCTCCAGCTTGGAGGCACAAGCCCCACCCAGATCTGCCCCTTCAAAGTCAGCATCTGAGCCAGGTCCCTAGGTGCTTCTTACTTGTGTTAATGTGTTAGTTTGAAAGGCTGATAAAAGAGTTTAGGGTCAAGGTCATAAGGctaggagcaggggtggggtgagggggagtGCTTATGGTGCCATGCATAAGCATGCAACGTTAATCTTGAAATCCACACTAAAAGCTGATCTGTATTAGGAAGAGAGTAAAACCAACCTAGTTAAATGCCAACTTCCTCAATCCTCCCCTCGCCTCCTCTACCAAAAAGTCACCAGGGACCAGAATTGTACCAAAACTTTACATGAGGACAGCCACCGATGGCCATACCTCTCTGTCCTCAAAACTTATAGCCACCAGGTCAACCAATATGGACACTGCTGCTCAAGAGACAGGTGGCTTATACAGTACAGGTGGATCGATAAAGCCCTCAGCGGGAATGCAAGGTGGGACAACACCTACAGATTGCCGTGGCTTCGAGTGACAGAGCTAGCTTTACTGGTGTTTAGGGCAAACAGCAGAGCAGGAAAAGGGAGATGTCGCTCAGGTTACGACCTTGGGATCCTGCAGCTGGCAATCCACTGTGAGGATCATCTCCTCAATGTTATTTGACAATGTTTGTTTCAAACATAGAAGTAGGGGCTGgcgggatggctcagtgggtaaagcgtGGACCACACAAACAGGATCTGAGTCCAGGTCCCCAGGacccaggaagaaaggcaggtgCAGTGACATGCTTCTATAACTTCAGTGCCAGGGAGGTGGAGCCAGAACACTCACTGGGGCTCAGTGGACAGCTAGGCTAGCCAACtggggagctccaggttcagtggaaaaccctgtctcaaataaggttAGAGCAATcaaagaagacacctgatatgGACCACTGGTCTCCACACACCTTTacatacaggtgtacatacatgacaaatatgtacacacaggACAAACTTGTGCACACAATTTAAAgcaataatttgattttttttttaaaaagtagaggcTAGAGactaaaagaatacaagaaagtATAACTAAaattcaaaaggaagaagaaagcaaacttaACTCAGcagtaataataaatttaaacaacTTAAACATAATTAAATTGGTGAATTATCCCAGACCACGAGCAGTTCCCCCAAAGCACCTAGAATCAGGCAGATTGCCTGTGTGGCTCCTTCTTTCTTCGACTTGATTTCCATGAGTTTCTTTCAGGAAGAAACTGCTACCTGCAGACAATGGCTACAGAGACTGTGAAACGGTGAGGGGTTCAAGGAAAACACAGGACTCGACTGGTGTGTATTCTTTGCACACATTAATTTCTGAAAACAATTTGCAAATTATAGAATAGGCAGAGAACACTTGATGGCACTTGTGGGAATATTTGTGACAACACCCTGTCTCTTCTTCATCTTATTCCATCCCACCTCAGTGTTTCTCTTCCTTGTGCCAGTCTCGACACCCTCCACATTCCCTCTTCCTGCTCTGACCCTTTAAAGCCTTAAATGTTGGTGATCACAAGCTTCAGTGACAGGCTCCCACTGTACCCCAAgctcttcctgtgtcttcctgtgtctacTGAATCTTTGCAGCCAACCACTTCTTCTTTGCAAATAAAGTAACAATGTGTCTGGGGATGCTCTCAACCATCTGAGCTGAGCCTCCATGCCCTGACCTATTCACCTGAACTCCAGCATCACAGACATTTACACCTGACAGTCGCAGTCCCAGGTCTTTTCCCCAACACACAATGGATTCTGCACCCCAAGATGTGTATGTTAGAGCTTAGAAGTTAAAGCTCAGGGCTTCGCCGATGTAGTATTATGTTCAGAAGAACTGAGAAAGGTAAGGGCAAGCTCTCAAAGATGCCCCTGAACAGGGCCACAGGCCTGGTGAGGGAGCCCCCATCATCGTGCACAGTCCTTCAAAAAGGAGTGCTGAGGGCCAAGTGGAAGCTTTGCCCAAGATCACCGGTTGCAGTCACCAGCCTAATTATTGGTGCCACTCACTCATACATACATGGAGCAACCGTGTGATATTTCAAGAGATCGTTTTAACTTCATTTTCCTCACAAGTCCTTGTGAAGGGAGAGTTTGCTAAGTTCATCGATTCCCTTTTGGCAAGCTTGCAACTCCTGGATTTGGACAGATTAAATACAGTAAAGATTTCCTATACCAACTCAAAGGACTCTACCTGAAAACTCAGGAagggttgttttttttaacttcaggaaaaaagaaacaggaggaagggagggaaaggggggaaaggaaggaagaagggaagatgaGTAAGGGGAAGGAATAATCGAGGGTGCATAAACTACATTAAAGACACATTCTCAGAACCCAAAGGACCAAACCAAGCGTTCCACTAACATATAATAATCTTTATTCTGTAACAGAGACATAAATAATTGTATGAATTCATATGGCctatacaaaagacaaaataaaatattgcacTAAATTTCATTATGTAGTATCTGGATTCAATATTAGCTGAACAGATAAATATATACAAGTTAAGGAATTAAGGCAAAACCAGATGATATTTCAAACACAACGGGAGATTTGAAAAAtagatataattaaaaacaagggcATACCACTCCACTTAATAAAGTGGTCATGGTGAAGGGGAAAATAATCCCTTAGGGTTTTAATAAAGTGGTTATTATCAATCACGTTAATTAAAGTTGAGCAATAAAGTATAAGTTTTTTTCCACCAAGGAAGGCTATTTTGCCAAGGTTTGGGACTGAGCACTTAGAATTGGGATAAGCAACTTTTTCTTCGTCAGATTATGATCTATTTTtcctattataaaatataatttggaaAATATGACTCtttcacatatataattaaaatacaactaTGGAGCATTCATTTTACGGGCAGGAGGGAGGTCATGTGGGTGAGCTCAGAGTTAAGGTACATTTTGAGGCAAGACATTTGTTACCTTATAGGTAGAGAAAACACAATGCCAGTCACTAAAATACAATCCCAGTTATTTtaagagaacaacaacaacaaaaaaaaaaaaactaattccaacgtaattataattttttaaaagttttaataaacTTATCCGTACATCTTTGGCAGTTCCACAGTAACCAGTCAGAACTTCCAAGATTTCTAACTCTCAGATCCACTAGCTGGtctttcaaaagcaaagaaataaaaaccccaCATCTGTAACCAACGCCGTAATAGCAGGAAACTAAACAGAACAAATCTTGAGACGGCTTCTGACCGATAACATGTAAGcagatttggggatttttttttcagctttggAGTCCTGATCCACATATATAAGGaaactggcacacacacacatgaaaataatctGCGAAACTTTGTGTTTGTCCAGACAGGTCTAGAATCCTCAAAGAGAATCCATAGTCGCccatgaacaaaacaaaagagacatcAATGCAAGGGCGAGAGTGGTCTTCTGATAACCCAGGGGTGGGCGCCCTAACGCGTGGGCATCACAGAGAAGTCAGGTTCTACAGAGGAAACACCAGAAAGCCAGAAAACGTGGAATACTGCCAGCCGCCAAGCAAGTTACCTTTCTCCAGTTTTAGGTAGACTTTATCTTCCTTGTCCAGGTACAGTAGCACTCCATTGGTGGCAGCTTCGCGGGTCACGTCTTTATCCCCAGCAAATGCAGATATGACTGGTTTTCCATTTAACATCAAGTTAACCTGGAAGGGAAAAGATCACCACCAAAAAGCTCCCTTTAAAATCAAAATGTGCGCTAGTAAATAGTCTAAGACAGTTGACCTGCTCAAACATTTGTTATTCAGGAAATATGCTCCTTTTCCTTCAAACTGGACATATGTGGGGTCATatttagtgtgagtgtgtgtgtgtatgtgtgtgtgtgtgtgtgtgtgtctgttttctttttggagtTGCCTTAAATACTCACAAAAATAGTGCCACCGAGAGAGCCATCTAGTCACGTGAAAACTGGCTTTTCTTCAGTGTACAAACACAGCTAACTACTGCAGTAGCCTCATGCACTCAATGGTAACAAAGCTGTCCACTTTATTGTCCACTGGCTTCCCAGTGTTAGGACCTGACAAAATCAGACACCACCAGATTCTGCCAATGTCTGAGTAAGCATCGCTGTTTCTGAAAAGACATTTGAAATGTCAGAGTTTCCAGAGAAGTAAATGTGTCCACTAAAAATACTCCCTTTCTCTGGGTTAATACTAATGTGGAATAGATTAGCTCCAGCTTGGTCAACTGATCCAGTCACTAGGCTATAATAACTTGACACACGACTGTGCCATCTATTAAACATAtggatataaatataatataaattctaAGCATTCAATATAGCACATTCTAGAATTCTACAGGCATGCGCTGTATTGTTTAGTGTTGATAATATTTTAATACTGCAATAAATATCTCTATGCCTACTCTAGAGTGAAAGGTCAAGCTGGTCTGAGCAAGCACAACATAGGACATATCACCAACCTGCTACTGCAACCAGGAAGAAAGAAGCTGCGAGAACCAGAGTAACCAGAAATAAAACTATAGCATGAGGAATTCAACACATCCTTTCTCAAAAGTAACCTAAGGAGACATTTGCTGGTAGCTTGGTTTCAATAGTTAGATGCAGCTCACAGTTTTTAAATGGTAGTAAACTaaacttgtttttcttatttgacATCCACTTATAAAGTATTGTAAGACCTTTTTCCTTGTAAACTCGGATAACTTTTGTCCAGGCATGAGACAAAAGCAAGATCTTCTGTAGAGACTGGCATCCCAAAATTTTTTCCGAGCTGTGTTTTTGgatgctgctgttgttgtcgtAGTTTCAGCCGTTAATTGTGTCTCACTATTCTTAAATGATAGCAAgctagttttgtttatttaatgttcaCTTGTAaagtttatactttttttttttttctttataaaattagaaTGCCTTTTGTCCGGTCATGAGATAAAAATCAACCTCTGTAGATATTTGTGTCATGATACTTTCCCCAAGTTGtatgttgtggttgttgttgttgttgttgtgttcttttGTCTTCTGTTAGGCTATAATCATGGTAATGACCTCAACTGTCTATTTTCCTGTGTGCCTTTTGTCGCATACTCAAATGGATGTTggttataaagaataaaatgtaaactaaatgccttgaaaacaaaccaaaaaaggtaGACAACTATCCTTACAATGCAAGCACATCTCTGAATGAGTGCTTGATGCAGGAGCAGAGAGCCAACGGGTCACAGTACATACCTGGATTGTTTGGCTCTGATAGACTTTAATGACGTGAAAACTGAAACTATAGATTCCTTTCCTCGGTGCCACAAAGACAGATTCCAACGTGAAAAAATTACCCACGTTAACCAGGATCTacagataaaaacaataaataatggtAAATTGTTACAGTCTTCTTCCATGGGTAAAATaaattccctcttcctcctcccttttccttcacccctccctccctccttccactttctttatatcttcttctctcttcttctttttcaataaCTAACTTCAGAAACAATTGAGAATAAAACAGCTAatcctatttttttcctatttagtgacttgaaaaatatatgtacataatgaAAGGTTCTTCTACCTGTTAAATAgtacaagaaaaacaataaaacaactgtGTTGTATTCTTGCCCCAGTTTCCAGGCAGGATGTCTCTGGGTTCATCAAAGTAACACGTGAAGGCTCATACTAGCTTTACACTGAAAATCTGATGGGAGGCATCTGCCTTGCAGTTACATCTCCACAGTCTATAAGCCATCCCAGTGTGCAGAAGTGACGTTGCCCAGTCAACCAATCAACATCCATGGGCTTTCTGCAGTAACCCCTGGACACCTCATGGAGGCATGATACCCCCTCCACTGTGGGCCATAGTCCATGACACTGACAGTCAGTaccacagagacaggaaaatcaggCTTTTCCCCAAACCTCTGCAGGAGCTCTCCTCAGAGCAGGGGCCATCCTTTTTGTTTATGTACCATCTAAGCCTTAACATAATATATTGTCGATGAGTCAGCCCTGGCTGGATGCCAAGAGAAAGGCATGAATGTGGCACACAGTAAACTAGGTGGCCTTTCTGTATTCTTCAGTGTCTTGTTTTATCCTCCTATCAGCACCTGAAATCTATTTGAAGTTCAAGGGTCAAAAGTGAAAGGGAAGTGAAGTCGTTTCTAAGAAAGCCACAATGCACTTTGTATTCCAAGATGTGTGGCCTGGTTATGACATTAACTTTGAATTTCAGTGTATTCAGTGTAGTCGGTGTTAAATTTCAGTGTCTCAGAGGCAAGTCCCTTCCTGAGAGAGGTTAAGAGCCCAAATAAAACAAGGAGGCTTTCTTTCATGtctcaccaagaaaaaaaaatcagatgcgCCTCTAAggatatattttctgtttatcaGAGTCAGTCTGCTGTTATCTGTCTTAAATATCATCTTCTTGtcaaaattaatatatttcacACTTCCTGCATCATTTCCTCAAAGTACACCAACCCTCTCACGGCACACCAGAATGTCAGAACACTTAGGGAAATGCACCCGGCTCAGCCCTGCCTTGAAATACAAATCTGTGTGTGCGGCTTTACTGAGATCCCAGCCTCTTCCCATAAGTGAGTAtcagctctctgttctctgtcttgaGATCAGATGGACTTTCTACAGC
This window harbors:
- the Cbln4 gene encoding cerebellin-4, whose product is MGSARRELSLVPAVLLILALPAWAQNDTEPIVLEGKCLVVCDSNPATDSKGSSSSPLGISVRAANSKVAFSAVRSTNHEPSEMSNKTRIIYFDQILVNVGNFFTLESVFVAPRKGIYSFSFHVIKVYQSQTIQVNLMLNGKPVISAFAGDKDVTREAATNGVLLYLDKEDKVYLKLEKGNLLGGWQYSTFSGFLVFPL